In Pseudomonas alcaliphila JAB1, a single window of DNA contains:
- a CDS encoding EamA family transporter — MTPKDLLLALLVIVVWGLNFVVIKVGLHGMPPMLMGALRFMLAAFPAILFVRRPQVPLRWMLAYGMTISLGQFAFLFYAMYVGMPAGLASLVLQSQAFFTLFFAALFLGERLRGSNLLGLLIAASGLVLIGLQGGQAMTLAGFALTIAAASMWALGNVVTRKLGKVNLVGLVVWGSLIPPLPFLALSLWLEGPELISQSLRTLSLDSLLVLAYLAFGATILGYGLWSRLLSRYPASQVAPFSLLVPVVGISSSALLLGERLGGLQMVGAALVMAGLLINVWGGRLLDSWRQRAPGAV; from the coding sequence ATGACACCCAAGGATCTGCTGCTGGCGCTGCTGGTGATCGTCGTCTGGGGGCTGAACTTCGTGGTGATCAAGGTCGGCCTGCACGGCATGCCGCCGATGCTGATGGGCGCTCTGCGTTTCATGCTCGCGGCCTTTCCGGCGATCCTCTTCGTGCGCCGGCCGCAGGTGCCGCTGCGCTGGATGCTGGCCTATGGCATGACCATTTCACTGGGGCAGTTCGCCTTTCTCTTCTATGCCATGTACGTCGGCATGCCGGCTGGCCTGGCGTCGCTGGTGCTGCAGTCGCAGGCATTCTTCACCCTGTTCTTCGCCGCGCTGTTTCTCGGTGAGCGGCTGCGTGGCAGCAACCTGTTGGGTTTGCTGATAGCGGCCAGCGGCCTGGTATTGATCGGTCTGCAGGGCGGGCAGGCGATGACCCTGGCCGGCTTTGCCCTGACCATCGCCGCTGCCTCGATGTGGGCACTGGGCAACGTGGTCACGCGCAAGCTGGGCAAGGTCAATCTGGTCGGTCTGGTGGTCTGGGGCAGCCTGATCCCGCCGCTGCCATTTCTCGCCCTGTCGCTGTGGCTGGAAGGGCCGGAGCTGATCAGCCAGTCGCTGCGTACCTTGAGCCTGGACTCGCTGCTGGTGCTGGCCTACCTGGCGTTCGGCGCCACCATTCTCGGTTACGGGCTCTGGAGCCGCCTGCTGTCGCGTTACCCGGCCAGCCAGGTGGCACCGTTCTCGCTGCTGGTGCCGGTGGTGGGCATCAGCTCCTCGGCGCTGCTGCTGGGCGAACGTCTCGGCGGATTGCAGATGGTCGGTGCGGCGCTGGTCATGGCCGGGCTGCTGATCAACGTCTGGGGCGGGCGCTTGCTCGATAGCTGGCGGCAACGGGCTCCAGGGGCTGTTTGA
- a CDS encoding NAD(P)-binding domain-containing protein yields the protein MPRLFQRFAAALGLFVLLGGAPALVQAEALRIGIIGTGNIGSPLARLWVEAGHEVMISSRNPERLQPLADELGERARVGTPREAAAFGEVIMLAVPYGATPQVGRDYATELAGKVVLDAGNPRPGRDGPMAEAAVEMGAGLASQQFLPGVRLVRAFNAISAHNLRSQAHRSGEKLAIPLAADDEAALQVAARLVTDAGFDPVIVGPLASAKSFDFNSGVSARMPTARELRELLGLQP from the coding sequence ATGCCCCGTTTATTTCAGCGTTTCGCCGCCGCGCTTGGCCTGTTCGTGCTGCTGGGCGGCGCCCCGGCATTGGTGCAGGCGGAAGCCTTGCGTATCGGCATCATCGGCACCGGCAATATCGGCAGCCCTCTGGCGCGGCTGTGGGTCGAAGCCGGGCACGAGGTGATGATTTCCTCACGCAATCCCGAACGTCTGCAGCCGCTGGCCGATGAGCTGGGTGAGCGTGCCCGCGTCGGCACCCCGCGTGAGGCGGCGGCCTTTGGCGAGGTGATCATGTTGGCGGTGCCCTATGGCGCGACGCCGCAGGTCGGCCGCGACTACGCCACTGAGCTGGCCGGCAAGGTGGTGCTGGACGCCGGTAATCCACGACCGGGGCGCGATGGTCCGATGGCCGAGGCGGCGGTCGAGATGGGCGCCGGGTTGGCCTCGCAGCAGTTTCTGCCGGGCGTGCGCCTGGTGCGCGCGTTCAACGCCATCTCCGCGCACAACCTGCGCAGCCAGGCCCACCGTAGTGGCGAGAAACTGGCCATCCCGCTGGCCGCGGATGACGAGGCGGCGCTGCAGGTGGCAGCGCGTCTGGTGACCGATGCCGGCTTCGACCCGGTGATAGTCGGGCCGCTGGCCAGCGCCAAGTCTTTCGATTTCAACAGCGGCGTGTCGGCGCGCATGCCCACTGCTCGTGAGTTGCGCGAGCTGCTGGGGTTGCAGCCTTAG
- a CDS encoding sulfite exporter TauE/SafE family protein — translation MTLPDFLLFALPAVFLTGLSKGGFGGALGGIAVPLLALATSPKQAVAVMLPILCLADVVGLKAYWGKWDMANLKVMLPGAVIGIAIGSMTFGLFDERAIGLLIGAIAITFVGLGLVLGNQAPRPLHKGRGTLLSSLAGFTSFVAHAGGPPVMMHLLPQQLDKVRFVATINLFFLLTNAAKLFPYAALGQFTQENLLLSLMLAPIVPLGVWSGLWLQSRVNHLWFYRIARLGILIAGVQLIWRYL, via the coding sequence ATGACTCTGCCCGATTTCCTTCTGTTCGCCTTGCCGGCGGTGTTTCTCACCGGGCTGTCCAAGGGTGGCTTTGGCGGCGCCCTGGGCGGCATCGCCGTGCCGTTGCTGGCCCTGGCCACTTCGCCGAAACAGGCGGTGGCGGTCATGCTGCCGATTCTCTGTCTGGCCGATGTGGTGGGCCTGAAGGCCTACTGGGGCAAGTGGGATATGGCCAACCTCAAGGTCATGCTGCCGGGCGCGGTGATCGGCATCGCCATCGGCTCGATGACCTTCGGTTTGTTCGACGAACGCGCCATCGGCCTGCTGATCGGCGCCATCGCCATCACCTTCGTCGGGCTCGGTCTGGTGCTTGGCAACCAGGCGCCACGCCCACTGCACAAGGGGCGCGGCACACTGCTGTCGAGCCTGGCCGGCTTCACCAGCTTCGTCGCCCACGCGGGCGGCCCGCCGGTGATGATGCACCTGCTGCCGCAGCAGCTGGACAAGGTGCGCTTCGTCGCCACCATCAACCTGTTCTTCCTGCTGACCAACGCCGCCAAGCTGTTCCCCTACGCGGCGCTGGGCCAGTTCACCCAGGAGAATCTGCTGCTGAGCCTGATGCTCGCGCCCATCGTGCCACTGGGCGTTTGGAGCGGCCTGTGGCTGCAGTCACGAGTCAACCACCTGTGGTTCTACCGTATCGCGCGGCTGGGCATTCTCATCGCGGGTGTGCAGCTGATCTGGCGTTACCTCTGA